The window CTGTGTAAATACAGGACCATTCGCACCGATGTTTGCTGCTAGGTTCTGAACAAGGAAAACACCTTCAGCGCCGCCGTGAACGTTGTAAGCACCAGTGATGATGATCATGAACGCTGTAGCAGAACATACTAGAAGAGTATCGATGTAGATAGAGAACGCTTGTACCAAACCTTGCTGAGCTGGGTGATCAACACTTGCAGCAGCTGCCGCGTGAGGACCAGTACCTTGACCCGCTTCGTTTGAGTAAACACCACGCTTAACACCCCAACCAATTGCAGCACCAAAGCCTGCCATAGGAGTGAATGCATCACCCAGGATCATTCCGAAAACAACAGGAACTTGGCTGATGTTTAGTAGGATGATAACGAATGCGATGATGATGTAAGCCAACGCCATGAATGGAACAACAATTTGTGTGAAGTTCGCGATACGTTTAACGCCACCAAAGATGATGAAAGCAAGGATGATAGCAACAACAGTACCGGTGAAAATTTTAGCGAAACTGAATGTACCGACAGCTGTTTCAATCATATCACCTGAGCCAAATGCAGCTTCTACAGCATTACCAATACTGTTTGACTGAACACCTGGAAGCAAAATACCACATGCAAAAATAGTCGCGATAGCGAAGATCCATGCGTACCACTTCTGACCCATTGCTTTTTCAATGTAGTAAGCCGGACCACCACGGAACTGGCCTTCATCTTCTTCTTTGTAGATTTGCGCTAACGTAGATTCTGCATAAGCAGTCGCGGCGCCAAAGAAGGCAACAACCCACATCCAAAATACAGCACCTGGGCCACCGAAACCGATAGCGGCAGCAACACCTGCAATGTTACCTGTACCTACACGGCCAGATAGCGAAACGGCTAGAGCTTGAAAAGACGAGATGCCTTTTGATGAGCTTTTACCCGATAGTAGCAAGCGCCACATTTCAAAGAAGTGACGGATTTGAACAAATCGAGTCATGATGGAGTAGAACAAACCTGCACCTAAACATAGGTAGATAAGTACTGGGCTCCAGATTATTCCATTCAAAAAATCAACGAACGACTGCATGAGTATTTTCCCTGTTAGTTTTGCTTATGATTGTTTTTCGAACAACACAATACTTCACTTGTAACCCGAGTGTTAAATTATTTAACTGCGCATTAGGATTCTTGTGACATAAAGCATGTTACAGGGAGCGTTTGTTAACGCTTAGTGCTAATTCGACAATCGTCCTATTTAACTCGATATGCAACTGGTTGGTGCCTGCTGGTATTTTGCAGAATGAATAAATAGTGATTAATACAAAAGGGAAAACCAGAGGCATGTAGAAAGAAAAAATAGAGAAAAATAGGTGTGAACACCGCTTAGCATTAACGGCTGAAATATGAGTATCGGGATGGAGTGGCCTGGGGTATATCACCTGTATGAGTGAGCCCGCAGGTCTAAAGAACTGTTTTTTTAAGGCGTGATCATTTGGGGGATTATATTTACCTAGTAAAAATTGCTAATTTGATGCCTGTTTCAAACGACCACGAACCCCTGTTCCTGTAATTCTCGAGCGAACTCAGATTGAGTATTCGGCTCGCCGTGAATCAAATACACCTCTTTCGGTGGAGTCGCAATGCCCTCTATAAATCGATTGAGATCCTCTTTATCTGCATGGGCAGAATATCCAGACATGCCATGGATCTGAGCGTTAACCTCAACGTCTTTATTATCTATCGAAACCTGCATTTCGCCTTGTTGCAGCTCTCGGCCTAGTGTTCCGTGCGCTTGATAGCCTGCTAAAATCACATCTGTCCGTTTATCGGGAAGCAAAGCCGATAAGTAGTTCATTATCCTGCCACCCTGACACATTCCAGAAGCTGCAACCACAATCGCGGGCTCACCTGTCGACTTGAGGCGATTAACGATTTTCTTGTGCATTCTATGTCCATCAACCGTAATGCATTGATCAAAGGCGAGTGGGTGACGTTTCAGTTCAAGGCGCTGCTTTGCTTCTTGCCCCCATAACTCTTTAAAGCGTCGGTAGGATCGCGTCACTTTTTCTGCCATAGGCGAATCGAGGATGATAGGAATATCGCTGCTGAGTTGATGTTCAAAGATCAGGTGTTCGATATCAAATAGTAGTTCCTGTGTTCGACCGATGCTAAAAGCCGGAATGAGAATAACGCCGCCATCGAGTAGTGAACGATCAATAATTGCTTTGAGACGCTCAGATCGCGTAGCAATATTATCATGTGTACTGGTGCCATAAGTCGATTCGATAAACAGATAGTCGGCTTGTTGTGGTGGTTTCGGATCCGGCAGCAGTGGCGTGTTACTAGGGCCCAAGTCGCCTGAAAAGACCACTACCTCTTGGTTGGGTAACTTAATCTCTATATAGGCCGAACCTAAGATATGCCCTGCAGGTTGAAAACGAGCATACAGAGTATTTGGCCTATGATGATCCTTTCCGTCGTTTTGCTGTTTAGAGACAATTGGAAACCATTCCTCATAAGGTTTAGGAGCAATCAACGAATGAATTTTTTTAAGGATGAGTTTGGATTGTTTATGACTGAGCCCTTGCAGTTTTAGGCCGTCTTCAATCATTAAAGGGGCGAGTTCAGCTGTCGCCTGAGTACAATAAATTGGTTGGTTAAAGCCACTGGCGAGTAACCAAGGTAATCGTCCGATATGATCAATGTGAGTATGAGTCAGCAGCAGAGCGTTAAGGTGGGACGTTTCAAATTCAATATCAAGAGGGCGTGCATCTTCACCTTGAAACTTTTTATCTTGAAGATCTAAACCTTGAAAAAGGCCACAATCGATGAGCACCGCTTGGCCTGAATCTCTTAGCTCGTGACAAGATCCTGTGACAGTATGTTTGCCGCCATGGTGAATCACTTCCATCGTTTACTCCCATTGCTCTTTAAAGCCGTTAACGCCTGTTTTTATTTTGCGGATAAGCGCCAGCAAGTAAAACAAGAACAACGAGAGTTGCGATCGTTGAGTATCTTTTTAAGTAACTGAGCGATGACTCAGTGTATTCGTTGCGAGTTAGCTCCTGTTCCCTTTGTGGCTACCTTATTTAACGCGCAGAAGAACGATCTGAATCTAGCTTCGGGGTTTGCTGCGCCTCTAAATGAGCCACTTCGGCATCAAGCTCTGCTATTTTCTCTGCCATGATTGCGTGACAGTGATTCGCCAACTCCCTTGCATCACAAAGCTTGTATCCGGATACATCGATAGGTTTAAGCATCTCGGAGATCACAATGCCATTATTAACTCGGTTGAGGGCAATTTTATTGTGCGTAGTGCTGGTACACATAGGGGTGATAGGCACGCCGGCTTCAATTGCCATTCGGAAAGCCCCCGTTTTGAATGGCAGTAATCCGCGGCCTTTGCTTCGGGTTCCTTCAGGGTAAACCCAAACAGACAGATCTCGTTGATGAATCGCTTCGGCCACTTGCTTAATGGTATCGCGTGCTTTGGACTTGTCTTCGCGGTTAATCAAAATGTTACCGGTGATCCAATACAGCAGACCAAAGAAGGGCACGTATAACAGATCGCGCTTGCCTAAAGAAACAGTGCGCGGCCTTAGCATTCCGGGAGCGGTCACAAAGTCCAACACGCTTTGGTGGTTTGAGATATACACGCATTTTTCTGGTGTCGGTGCATTGTCTAGGCCACGCTGCACCAATTTAACACCGATGAGCTTTTGTAGTTGATTGAACCAGCGACAAAAAACGTACACATGCTTGGGATTTTTGGGGCTAAACAAGCAGTAAACAAAAGCACATAGAGTGGTGAAAATAATAAACACCGTAGCCAAGATAATACGAAGAACAGCAAGCACAACTCACTCCTTACTCACCGCAAGATTACAGTGATTAAATAGTTTTAGATGCTTGAAGTTTTCACTCTATTTAACCGAATTGCAACAATTAACTGTGATAGGGGGCAATTTTTAGATCTTTATATA is drawn from Vibrio sp. SNU_ST1 and contains these coding sequences:
- a CDS encoding 1-acylglycerol-3-phosphate O-acyltransferase; translation: MLAVLRIILATVFIIFTTLCAFVYCLFSPKNPKHVYVFCRWFNQLQKLIGVKLVQRGLDNAPTPEKCVYISNHQSVLDFVTAPGMLRPRTVSLGKRDLLYVPFFGLLYWITGNILINREDKSKARDTIKQVAEAIHQRDLSVWVYPEGTRSKGRGLLPFKTGAFRMAIEAGVPITPMCTSTTHNKIALNRVNNGIVISEMLKPIDVSGYKLCDARELANHCHAIMAEKIAELDAEVAHLEAQQTPKLDSDRSSAR
- a CDS encoding sodium:alanine symporter family protein, giving the protein MQSFVDFLNGIIWSPVLIYLCLGAGLFYSIMTRFVQIRHFFEMWRLLLSGKSSSKGISSFQALAVSLSGRVGTGNIAGVAAAIGFGGPGAVFWMWVVAFFGAATAYAESTLAQIYKEEDEGQFRGGPAYYIEKAMGQKWYAWIFAIATIFACGILLPGVQSNSIGNAVEAAFGSGDMIETAVGTFSFAKIFTGTVVAIILAFIIFGGVKRIANFTQIVVPFMALAYIIIAFVIILLNISQVPVVFGMILGDAFTPMAGFGAAIGWGVKRGVYSNEAGQGTGPHAAAAASVDHPAQQGLVQAFSIYIDTLLVCSATAFMIIITGAYNVHGGAEGVFLVQNLAANIGANGPVFTQLAIESALPGIGKPFIAFALFFFAFTTILAYYYIAETNIAYLRRTIKIPGMMFVLKLVLITAVFYGTVKTANLAWAMGDVGVGLMAWLNIVGILIIFFMSKPALKALADYEEQQKQGVTEYTFNPVKLGIKGATYWEEKYKRKTGKSPESEAASTKPVEQPSA
- a CDS encoding MBL fold metallo-hydrolase — encoded protein: MEVIHHGGKHTVTGSCHELRDSGQAVLIDCGLFQGLDLQDKKFQGEDARPLDIEFETSHLNALLLTHTHIDHIGRLPWLLASGFNQPIYCTQATAELAPLMIEDGLKLQGLSHKQSKLILKKIHSLIAPKPYEEWFPIVSKQQNDGKDHHRPNTLYARFQPAGHILGSAYIEIKLPNQEVVVFSGDLGPSNTPLLPDPKPPQQADYLFIESTYGTSTHDNIATRSERLKAIIDRSLLDGGVILIPAFSIGRTQELLFDIEHLIFEHQLSSDIPIILDSPMAEKVTRSYRRFKELWGQEAKQRLELKRHPLAFDQCITVDGHRMHKKIVNRLKSTGEPAIVVAASGMCQGGRIMNYLSALLPDKRTDVILAGYQAHGTLGRELQQGEMQVSIDNKDVEVNAQIHGMSGYSAHADKEDLNRFIEGIATPPKEVYLIHGEPNTQSEFARELQEQGFVVV